A stretch of Candidatus Latescibacter sp. DNA encodes these proteins:
- a CDS encoding EutN/CcmL family microcompartment protein — protein sequence MVVGKVIGEIVSSVKVDRLIGQKFLLVEIQRVAKDASGTSIIPTGSTLVVNDPVGAGRGEIVLCVQGSSARMTDLTATIPTDGLIIGIVDSITIDAATVYRKDQ from the coding sequence GTGGTAGTAGGCAAGGTTATCGGAGAGATTGTATCTTCGGTCAAGGTTGACCGCCTGATCGGCCAGAAATTTCTGCTGGTCGAGATTCAGCGGGTCGCCAAGGATGCTTCGGGGACCTCGATCATTCCGACAGGCAGCACGCTTGTGGTGAACGATCCGGTAGGCGCGGGCAGAGGCGAGATCGTGCTTTGTGTGCAAGGTTCTTCAGCCCGTATGACCGATCTCACCGCCACCATTCCCACCGACGGCCTTATCATCGGGATCGTGGATTCAATCACCATCGATGCGGCCACTGTGTACCGGAAGGACCAGTAA
- a CDS encoding BMC domain-containing protein, with the protein MLALGFIETKGFVAAVEAADSALKAANVSLVGQKRVGSGLVAVILTGDVAAVKAAIEAGTESASAVGQVIATQVIASPHEDMKSMIFEEPAKAEAKPANTAKAPEETIKKKSPGV; encoded by the coding sequence ATGTTGGCATTAGGTTTTATCGAGACCAAGGGATTTGTGGCTGCTGTCGAGGCAGCCGATTCGGCGCTTAAAGCGGCGAATGTATCCCTGGTCGGTCAGAAACGTGTAGGAAGCGGGCTCGTGGCGGTTATTTTGACAGGAGATGTCGCTGCGGTCAAGGCGGCTATCGAGGCAGGAACCGAATCCGCGTCTGCGGTCGGACAGGTCATTGCCACCCAGGTTATCGCAAGCCCCCATGAAGACATGAAGTCCATGATCTTCGAGGAACCGGCGAAAGCGGAAGCCAAACCTGCCAATACGGCCAAAGCCCCGGAAGAGACAATCAAGAAGAAGAGTCCCGGTGTTTAA